One segment of Massilia sp. Se16.2.3 DNA contains the following:
- a CDS encoding aldose epimerase family protein codes for MQTGIVQAPFGQLPGGEEVTVFTLANGSGMRVNILDFGGIITEIHVPDRAGRLADVALGFDTLAPYLNDSPYFGALIGRYGNRIAGGRFTLDGRQYLLPVNNGKNHLHGGVPGFDRVKWQARVEGEELVLSYRSPDGEQGYPGTLEATVRYRLSEDNAIVVRFHAVTDRATPVNLTQHSYFNLAGGGSILDHEIEIAAGAIVPVDADLVPTGTLMDATGTPFDFRTARPIGARIDEAHEQLRHGGGYDHCFVLDKQPGAMSLAARVRDPGSGRVLELFTQEPGVQFYSGNFLDGSLRGKGQSYPYRGGFCLEPQHFPDSPNQPGFPNTILRPGEVYETESRFRFSVEK; via the coding sequence GTGCAAACCGGTATCGTGCAAGCGCCCTTCGGCCAACTGCCAGGCGGCGAGGAAGTCACCGTGTTCACGCTTGCCAACGGCAGCGGCATGCGGGTCAATATCCTCGATTTCGGCGGCATCATCACCGAGATCCACGTACCCGATCGCGCAGGCCGCCTGGCCGACGTCGCCCTCGGCTTCGACACGCTCGCTCCCTACCTGAACGACAGCCCGTATTTCGGCGCCCTGATCGGCCGCTACGGCAACCGCATCGCGGGCGGACGCTTCACGCTCGATGGCCGGCAGTACCTGCTACCGGTCAACAACGGCAAGAACCACCTGCACGGCGGCGTGCCCGGTTTCGACCGGGTCAAGTGGCAGGCCCGCGTCGAGGGCGAGGAGCTGGTGCTGTCCTACCGCAGCCCTGACGGCGAGCAGGGCTACCCGGGCACGCTCGAGGCGACGGTGCGCTATCGCCTGAGCGAAGACAATGCCATCGTGGTGCGTTTCCATGCCGTGACCGACCGTGCCACGCCGGTGAACCTGACCCAGCACAGCTATTTCAACCTCGCAGGCGGTGGAAGCATCCTCGACCACGAGATCGAGATCGCCGCCGGCGCCATCGTGCCGGTCGACGCCGACCTGGTGCCGACGGGGACGCTGATGGACGCGACTGGTACCCCTTTCGATTTCCGCACGGCGCGTCCGATCGGCGCGCGCATCGACGAGGCGCACGAGCAGCTGCGCCACGGCGGCGGCTACGACCATTGCTTCGTCCTCGACAAGCAGCCCGGTGCGATGAGCCTGGCCGCGCGCGTGCGCGACCCCGGTTCGGGACGCGTGCTGGAGCTGTTCACGCAGGAGCCCGGCGTGCAGTTCTACAGCGGTAACTTCCTCGACGGCTCCCTGCGCGGCAAAGGACAAAGCTATCCGTATCGCGGCGGCTTCTGCCTCGAGCCCCAGCACTTCCCCGATTCGCCCAACCAGCCGGGATTCCCGAACACGATCCTGCGTCCGGGCGAGGTCTACGAGACCGAATCGCGTTTCCGTTTTTCGGTCGAAAAATAG
- a CDS encoding response regulator gives MAPARAPGSARQRLGHAVRPAAERVRPVHAGARTLARSQGGLGLGLALVKKLIDLHGGEVHAHSEGVGLGSTFAIVLPCTLTEQAAMDTTSGARRQGGLDAAAYRPLRLIIVDDNEDAADSLATLLRAQGHAVMVEYSARAALDRATRERPDAMVVDIGLPDMDGYQLASLLRGQAETQGACLIAATGYGQERDRERARAAGFAHHLVKPLDMAALVKILQSVARA, from the coding sequence ATGGCGCCAGCGCGCGCGCCTGGAAGTGCGCGACAACGGCTCGGGCATGCCGTCCGACCTGCTGCCGAGCGTGTTCGACCTGTTCACGCAGGGGCGCGCACGCTGGCGCGCTCGCAGGGCGGGCTGGGACTCGGGCTGGCGCTGGTCAAGAAGCTGATCGACCTGCACGGCGGCGAAGTCCATGCCCACAGCGAAGGCGTCGGGCTGGGCAGCACCTTCGCCATCGTGCTGCCGTGCACGCTGACGGAGCAGGCAGCCATGGACACGACGTCCGGCGCGCGGCGCCAGGGCGGGCTGGACGCGGCAGCCTACCGGCCGCTGCGCCTCATTATCGTCGACGACAACGAGGACGCCGCCGACAGCCTGGCGACGCTGCTGCGCGCGCAGGGACACGCGGTGATGGTCGAGTACAGCGCGCGCGCCGCGCTGGACCGGGCGACGCGCGAGCGGCCCGATGCGATGGTGGTCGACATCGGCCTGCCCGACATGGACGGCTACCAGCTCGCCTCGCTGCTGCGCGGCCAGGCCGAGACGCAGGGCGCCTGCCTGATCGCCGCCACCGGCTACGGGCAGGAGCGCGACCGCGAGCGTGCACGCGCAGCCGGCTTCGCGCACCATCTGGTCAAGCCGCTCGACA